A segment of the Canis lupus baileyi chromosome 21, mCanLup2.hap1, whole genome shotgun sequence genome:
CATTTCGCAAAAGCTCAacagaaaggacaaagaaaagcCTCTTCATAGAGCAACCCCTCTGCGGCCTGGCCGCCCAAGTGGGAGAGGGCGGAGGGACCCCACGGGCCAGGACAGGGCCACAAAGACGGGCCTGTCCCCAGGACAGTCGGGCCCTGTTTGTGGGGATGTTTGCTGGCAGCACAGCTGGGCTCGGACGCTGGGTGGGCGGCTCAGCACCCCCAGGCTCCCGGCTCCCCGCAACCTGAGACCCTCTGCGTCCCCACTGCCCCTGGGCTGGCCGCACGGAGCCGTGCATGCAGGTGACTGGTTAGGGACACAAATCAAGCCAAACTACACTCGAGGCCAGGTCCTCCCCTGCTCCGGGCAGGTGGCCCGGCCCCTCTGTGCCTTGTTCTTCACGCAAGCCCGCTTTCTGGGCACCGGGCCCCCGGGGATGCCCAGGAGGGTGGGGCTCAGTCATCCCCCACTCTGGCGGCCTTGGACCGCGATGCCCTGAGGACAGAGAGCAAGGTGACTCCTCACACCTACCCTGTGGCTGTGTGACTCACTTGCATCCCAGAAGTGGTGGGGAAGCCCTCCCAGGAGCCCAGAGGCCCCGCAGGCTGGTGGGCCTGGAGCCTCTCGGGCGCAGGGCTGCAGGGGGCTAGGGAGCCGGGGCCTGGGGTCGTGGAGATGAGGCCCCCCACAAGCTGTCCAGGAAGCAGAGGGGACAGAGAGCGATGGGGCAGGCGGTGGTCTGtggacagtgggcagagggagtgagaggcgTGCAAGGAAACAGGTGTAGGTCCTGGGGCTCCCGAGAGGTAAGCGACTCAGCCAGAAGCTAGTGACCCCAAAGCCCAGGCCATCCTGGCGAAGGCAGGGCCAACCTTGGTCTCCCAGCCTGGGGCTTGGGGAGGACCTTCCTCTCCTGGGGAGAGGAGGCCATGGTGGTCAAGGCTGGGAGGTGGCCAGAGGGCACGACACACCCAGCTCCCCCTGACCGAGCCCTGCTGGATGGACTGCCCCCACGTGGTCGGGGCTctgaggcctggggctgggccaggctcAGGGGCCACCAGCTGACAGACGGCCCtgtccacccccaacccccaaggcACAGCCTTGCACTGAGTGCCCCGTGGTTGCCCCTGCCGGTCACACGGAGACCCCAGGAATGAGCCCCCCACAGAGCCTCAGCCAGGGTTGGTCCACGGGCTgctggggggcggtgggggacaCAGATCAACAGGCCCGGTCTGGCCCAGGGCCTCCGGGCACCACAGCGCAGAGCCGCCAGCAGAGGGTGCCAGAGGCCTCCACCaagggtggagggggcagggcggGCACTGGTGGTTCGGGGACCTGGGGGTGCAAGTGCAGCCCACCGTGCTGGGAGACCCCTCCACTCCCGCCCCATAGCTGACCACCCACCCCGTCCCAAGTTGGTTAACACCCTTCTCCCGGGCACCTCCCTCAGCGTGGGGCTAGGCCTCAGCTTGGCCTCTCAGACTCAAGGCCTCCACCCCTCCGGGGGCGCCCTGAGGTCCCCCTCCCATCTGGAGTTACAGGCCTTGGGCCTTCTGGACATCTGACCTGGGAGAACCACAGCACGCAGAGTGCGCAGGGCGCCCCGGCCCCTCACCCCCTGGGAATATCCACTGGGGTACACATGGGCACCCCCACTGGAGTCGGGGGTACGTGGCCTCACTTGGAATGTCCACAGCCAGCCCATCCCCAGCTCCAGGAGACAGACGCGTGGCTGCTAGGATACTTAATTGGTTTAATGACACGGCCTTTGAACCTTGGTCAGCTGTCATCTCGGTGTCACCTGCAGAGGCCGGGGCTCCAACACTCACCCACCACCCACACAGTACATAGGGCCAGCCGGGCCTTAGACCTGTTGGGGGAATGCCTCCCTCGGGCTCtgccttgggggtggggtgggggctaaGGCCATACTTGAGTGAGGGTATGTCCAGTCCATCCTGGCTCCTTGCGAGGGCGGTGGGAGTAGAGCATGCACCCCACCCGGTGGAGCCTGGAGCCCCCACAGGACACCCTTGAGGAGTAGTGCGCTGGGGGGTGCTATGGGCAGTATCGGGGACAAGGCCCAGCTCAGAGTCCAGGGGAGCTGAGCCTGCTGCCCGGCCCGAGGTGGGGACGTGCAGGTGCGTGTAGAAGTAGCAGCCATGGGGGTGAGGTTTGGGGCCAGGGTCACCAGGGCCGGGAGGAACCCCCAGGTGGATGAGGAGCCTAGAGGATAAGTCCTGCCCACCTCCTGGGAGTTCTGTGGCCCCAGGGCGAGGTGTCATGAAAGCCAGGAAGGGGCTGGGCGGGCTGGACAAGCCACAGCTCTGGTTTCAGGGGCAGGTGCATGAAGGGCCTGCATCTCCAAGTGGCTAGTTTGGCGCAGGTGGGCCTGGGGCAGGCGGATGAGCACGGCCTGAGGCCCTGCTGAGCCCCAGGACCCACCATGCGCCATGAGGCCAGAGGCCGCCCCCAGCCCGCCACCGCCACCGTGTCCATGGTCCagaacatacacacatacaaaaataatacTCCGTGCACTGGGACCGGGCACCTCCTCAGGTGCGTCTCCCCCGCCGCAGGTGTGCTGGACCCGGGGCCGAGTCTAGCTGTCGTCCTCCACCCTCCTCTGGTTCTTGGAATGAAACTTGCTCATGAGCTCCTCCAGCTCCGACCCACCTTGCTGCTCCTGCGGGGAGGGCGCCTCAgtccagggggccgggggccagagaggagggggcagggggcgtAGGGGGCGGCGCGGCCGGCTCACCTCCAGGACCGCCTTCTGCACGGTGAGCTGGCTGTACACGCGGATGCCCTCCTCTCCGCACACCTTCTTCAGCTCGTCCTTGTTGAGCGAGAAGAGCTGCGGGCCCGTCAGGATGCCCAGGTTCTCCACgatcctgggggcggggccggcgggagTGAGGGTGGGGCCCCGGTGcaccctgccccgccccctgcccggtacgctccgccccccacccctgccccaccccctgcccagtgcgctcctgccccgcccctgccagtAGCCACGCCCCCTACCCCGTAGCCCCGCCCCTGTCCGGTCCGCTCCGCCCCTGCCCCGTAGCCCCGCCCCTGTCCGGTCTCCCCCTGCCCAggacgccccgcccccgccaggtgtcccccgccccctgccaggtgcgcTCTCGCCCCGCCCGCTGCCCGgcgcgccccgcccctgcccggtACGCTCCGCCCCCCCACTCCTGTCCCACCCCCTGcccggcgcgccccgccccctgcccggtgCGCCCCGCCCCTGTCCGTTCCGCTCCGCCTCTGCCCCGTACGCCCCAACCCCTGCCAGGTGTCCCCCGCCTCCTGCCAGGTGCGCTCCCGCCGCGCccgctgcccccccgccccgcctcctgcccggcgcgccccgcccctgcccggtACGCTCCGCCCCTGCCCCGTACGCCCCGCCGCTGCCCGGTGCGCCCCGCCCCTACCCCGTACGCCCCAACCCCTGCCAGGtgtcccccgccccctgccaggtgcgctcccgccccgcccgctccccccgccccgccccctgcccggtgCGCCCCGCCCCTGTCCGGTCCGCTCGTCCTCTGCCCCGtccgccccgcccctgccaggtgcgctcccgccccgcccgctGCCCGGTGcacaccccccgccccgcacccccccccccccccccgctctcaCCGGGCGCTGAAGGCCTTGGCCTCCAGCCAGGCGCGGACCTCTGCGGGCCCGGACTCGTAGGTGAGCGGCAGGCCCACGGGCTGGCTGCGCTCCACGCGGAAGTTCCGCTGCGGCTGCGTCCTGATGTGGCTGATCCTCCTGATGAGCTCGTCGTTGACCTCGTCCATGTGGTGGATCAACTCTGCGGGCGGCGCCCCGCGCTCAGCCCCGCCCCAGCCGCCCCGACCCTccgcccgccgcctccccccGGGCTCAGCCCCGGTGCCCACGTCCCCGGCCGCAGCGCCCCTCACCGTCTTTGTCCCCCGCGAAGCTCCGGGGCAGCTTGTGAGTGGGGCTGGAGGGACCCCAGTATTTCAGACcggcctgcggggcgggggtggggagaggggagcggGTGGGGGCGCCGTCGGCTTCGGCTCCTCCTCCCTCCGCGCCCCTCCCCGGGCCGGCCCgctgccccaccccgcccccagggaGCATTCTGGGCTCGGGGCTCTGcacccgcccctccccctctgtgccccacccccctccgCAGAGCGCTCGCTCCTCCGCTCACCTGATCCAGGGGGGCGTCCTCCAGCCGAGTCTCGTCCAGGATGTTGCAGGGCACGTAGCCCGCCTGGCCGCTGCGATTGCGAAGCTTCCACCACTGGTGGTCATCCTCCAGCACCTGCGGGCCGCCCCTCCGTCACCCCCGCTCACGGCACCCTGCTATGGGCGCCAgcgcgcggggggtgggggcccccTTTACAGGGGCCACAGACGGTTACAGGCATTTCCTCCAAGGCGGCGCCTCCCCCAGCCCCGTGGGGCAGTCCCAAgtccccccaggagcccctgtcctGCCAGcgcctcccacctcccccacctgGCCTCAGCAGCAGCCTGAGCGGGGCCCTCTGGCCTTTGCACATAGACCACCCCCCAGGCCGCCCCACTTTCTGTCCTCGGGTGGATGGCCTGGATTCAGGGCTGACACCGAACAGACGGTGTCTcaagggggcccctgggtgcctgTGAACCCTTGTGAGCCCTGGGTGCCTGTGAGCCCTGGCTGAGAGCTGGAGGGTCCCCCGCTCAGAGAAGGCCCCTCCTGCAGccgagcccagcccagcccagaagGCCTagctcagcccagcccagggGCCCTGCGCCCCCTCTGAGATCCCCGAGACGGGGAGGCCCCTGCACCCCGCGGTGCTGTGGGGGGGCTGTGGCCCCAGACTGGAGCCCAGGGTCGGGGGTCCGGGACAGGGTCTGGACAGGCAAGCCAGCGACGGgctcctggcccctgcccccccaccccggccccgccTGCCCTATGCCCCTGAACAGCCgcctccagcccctggccctgCTCACCTCCAGGACCTCGTCCTTGAGCACTGACAGCTCGTTGGCGTTGCGGGCCGTGAAGTCATAGAGGATCCTGACATACTTGGCCATGGCTGGCGCGGGTGCGTAGCCCCTGCGTGGAACAGGAGGCTGAGGCCCGGGCGGGTGGGGAGCGGCTTCCCAGGTGCGAGCTCCTCCTCCAGCGCTCAGGGCGCCGAGGAGAGGCTGCGCGTCAGCCGGGAATGGAAACTGTGACAGCCCCAGAGCGCCTGGGGCCCCTGCACAGAGGTGGGGGCCATGCGGGCGGGGGTGGCCCAGGGGCCTGTGGGCACAGCCAGGCCTGCCCGGCCAGGGCTGTCTCAGGGgaggccaggccccgcccccgggacccAGCGCCAGGCTAGCTCCCGGGAAATGACGGGGTCACCGCCATCCCcacaagggaggaggagaggccacAGGCGGCACCCGGGCGCCCGTGGGGGCTGCCCATGAGCCTCAGGGGCATGGCGTGGGGGCCCAGCCAGCGCAGGGCAGGCCTGTGCTGCACCCAGGCTGGGCTGTCCTCTCCCGGCCAGTCCGGCCCCGGTCATCAGGGCAGCTCCTCGCTCAGCCACAGGCCTTGGGGACCCCACCCAGGGGAGGCGGCTGAGGCCTAAGTGGCCCGAGCCAGGACTGGCCGGGACGGACCGGCCGGGGGCTCGAGGTCAAGGGACGAAACTGTTTCTTCAAGCGCGGCCCTAGGCGGGTCCCTGCATGAGGCCGGGCATGAGGCTGGCAGTGGGGGCGCTGCGAGGGGGGCACCTGTTGAAGACGTAGATttcagccccctcccctcctgaaACTGAATCCTGGGCGATCGGGGCGGGGACAGGGATTGGCGAGGTTTAGGAAACTTGTAACCATGACTGAACAACACACAGcagaagacacagaaggagaCGATATATTCGGGTCCTGATTTATAAGTGGCTTTTGGcattttctcttcagttttatATTATAAAGTCAGAACGAAAACCCGGTTCTTGTTTGGAAAAATGCTTTTTTGAGCGCCGTGAACGAGGCGCTGGCTGCCACCTGGTGGCAGCACACTTGTATCCAAGGCTCCGTGTTTCTGGGGGAACTTACCTGTGAGCCTGCGGGGAGCTGACTGCGGGGGGGATGTCTCCCGGAGGTGGACATGTGGGCTCAGATACCAGGTTGTGTTTGGGGGAGCTTCGAAAGGATAGCCGGTTTGCTGGGATCAGCTGTGGGAAGAAAGGACCGCGGGGCTTGGCGGGGGAGGGCGGGCTCGAGAGGGGCGGTGAGAGCAGGGacatgggggggggcagggaggagggctggggcggTGGGGGCACTGACCTCGTTCTCCGGGGCCTCCACTTCCCAGGGAGCGTCCTGCAGCACGTCCAGGGGTGGCTCCCAGCCGCTGTGGAACTTGGGCACGTACAGGGGCACCAGGGGCTCCCGCGGCCACTCAAAGCTGGAGATGGGGGGCCCTGGGGTGAGCATGCACACCGCCTGGCAGGGGACCCCCATCCTGGCCCTCCCTGCCTTGTCCTGCTCCCGCACCGAGGACGAGTCCATGTCTCCCCGAGAGACTCCCACAGCATCGTCTCCTTGGGGACCAGGTGGCCTCGCAGGAAGCCCACGGCATCGCGGGAAAGCAGGGGGCTGGTGACGGAGCGGGCGATGTCTGGGCCCCCACAGGTGCTGATGATCTGGGGACAGTGGGGTTCAGAGGAGGCCCTGCCCACCAGACCCCAGGCCCAGCCGCCTCCTGGCAACACCACAGGCCGGCCTCACTCGCCACCTGGCCTCCAGGCCCCAGCTGCCTGCCCAGGGTGGGCCTCGGCCTCCCCAACCTCCACCCAGGGGCGAGCCTCCCCGGGGCCCTCCAGGCACCAGGTCCAGAGGTCCGAAGAGGAAGTGCACGAGTTCTGCAGCGCTGGGGTTCTGGATGTGCTTCTGCAGCTTGGCCTGGGGGGGGCACACGGGGTGGGGATGGTGCTGGGGAtctggggatggggggcaggagggacgCCAGAAACCCCAGTGTTGGTGCAGAGGGACAGACGGGGTGGGGATGGTGCTgggatggggggcaggagggacccCGGACCCCCCAGTGTTGGTGCAGAGGGACAGACGGGGTGGGGATGGTGCTGGGATGGGGGACAGGGACCCCGGATCGGCGCAGAGGGACTGGGAGGGGCCTGTGCACTCACGAGAAGGTTGATAGCCAGCTTGATCTTCTGAAAACAGTCGACAAACTGGGCCTCGGAGGGGGGCCGTGCCCGCAGCGTGAGGACCCCCTCTGGAATGCGGGGCCATGAGCTGGCCGGCCGTCACCGTCACCGGCCTCGCCCTCAGCAGCCCACCTCCTCAGACTGGACCTCCTGCAGCTCagcggccccctccccgcctcccatCCCCCTGCcggtccctccctccccccccatccCCGCCAGTCCCGTGGAGCGCCCCCCTCCGCACCTGCTggccccttcttccccttcttcttccctttcttgcgCTGGTTCAGCTGCTTGAAAGCCTCTGCCGCCTTCTGCAGCCGAGCCACGAACCACTCGATGTCGTCCAGGGCACAGTTGAGGATTTGCTGGGGGTCAGAGGGAGGCGGGGGTCAGCCTCAGGCACCCCCAGCGCTGCAGAGACAGCCCGGCCCACTGTCTCTTGTCCCTGGGTgctggctgggggctggaggggccccCCCGTGGGGCCCGGAGGTGGGGGcgccacccacccccccgccccaagacCCACCGTTTCCTTTTCTATCTTCTGGGCCAGCAGGGCTCGGGGCTCCTCATCCTGCGACTCCCGACGGCGGAAGCCTGACGGCAGAGGCAGAGACGGTGCTAGTGAGgagccgcccctccccctccccccgccacctCCGAATGTGGCCCCAGCCTGGGTCCACCATCCACCAGCAAACCTGGCTCACTGAGCGGCATCGGCGGGCCCACCCGGTTCTTGCTGGTTGGGGAGTCACTGCCGTAGCGCTGGAAGGGGATGGGGGCCGGGTCCTTGGGGGGGGGCAGGACCGACTGCCGCTGCCGGATCTTCTCCTGGTGGCCCCTGGACCGGGCAGGGGGAGGCCGGCTcagcctggccccgccccccacccccagcccgcagctgcccccccaccccccacgcctACTTCAGGGTCTGTGGCCGCATCTTCTTCCCTTGACGGCAGTCGGCCAGCGCGCTCTCGATGTCCTCATGCACCAGGTCCGCCTGGGAGGGGACACTGGGGCTCAGGCTGGCCCAGGCCCATGCCCCCCAGCCAGGCCCCGgcccctcctcacctccaccTCGTCGCAGTAGAAGAAGTGGATGTCAGGTTTGCTCTGCTCCGAGTCCTGGCACACGAGCAGCAGCACCGAGGGGTAGCGCAGCTGGTTCAGCACCGTCTGGCTGTGCCGCACGGTGGGCAGCGGGAAGTTCTCCAGCTCCTCCTGGGGGACAGGGGGCTCGATGTGGGCGGGGCCGCGGCAGACAGGGGTACTGACCGGGCTCGCAGCCACGGGGCCACCTGGGCGGAGGGCACGACTTGCCAGCCAGCCCTGGGGTGTGCAGTGGACACAGACGCACACAGGGCTGCGGCCCGGTGGCAGACGCAGACCTAGACCCTGCCGGGCGTGGCTGCAGCCATGGCCACGCAGCCCTGGATGTGGCCCTGCCTCGGAGCAGACGAGCCCTTGCCCGGGGTGGACCGGTGTGTGTTGTGACGTGGCTCCGCTGGCTCCTCAGCCCGGGCAgtgctccctgccctgcctgccctctgccctcctctgcctgtcccgCCCCCGCACAGAGGCCCAGCCAGCATCGGGGTCACTGTCCCCGGCTGCCCTCGCTGCCCTGCTGCTCGGGCACACCTGGGACTCTATGTCCAGCAGCCGCAGCGACTGATCGTTGACCTGCAGCAGCATCTCCTGCGTCCACACTTTCTCCTTGGAGCTCAGCTGCACCAGTTTCCGGATGGCGTCATCCACGGACACGATGGCCTCACTCTTGTCCATGATGAACGTGGCCAGGTGCTGGGAGCGGGCAGGTGAGCACTCTGAGGAGCCCTCCTGGCGCCCAGGATCCTGGGGGCCTGAGGGGCCGTGGCCAACCTCGGGAGCCAGGGAGGGGGGACGGCCCCTACCGCGGGGGTCTGAAGAAACACAGCCCCATCCCGGGGGAAGCCCTGTGCTCTGCCTTGACGGGTGCTGTGGGGGCCATGGGCATGCCCTGGTGAAACCTCTGGCTGCCCGTCCCAAACCATCCGTCACCCCACCTCCTGTCCTGTGCTGGACTCCAGGGGCGCCGGCATCCCTGGTCCCCCCGAGACCCGGCGCCGGCTTGCCATGGGGCCTCTGCGCGGCGAGAACCCGGTGTGCGACCCCACTCGTGCCGGCTCTCTCCTGCCACGGGGCTCCGCTCGGACCTGCTCTCCCTGCTCAGTTGCAGCAGCCCTCTCACCCCCTGGCCTGCCTTGGTCTCAAGGATCATGATCTGACACGACACTTCTCTGTTTAATCTCCTGGCTGCCGGGTTCGCTACTGCCTCCCTCGTGCCCGGGACGGTGCCTGGCGCACGGCAGGCCCTCGGCGAAGATGCGGGATGGGTGAGTGTCCGGAGCGTCACGTGTGCTGCTCGCGTGGGGTGAACCTCGGGGCCTGTGGCCAGCCCAGCCCTCCTTCTGgaacctccctccttcctctgtccccaggACTGGCTcaggctcctcctccctcctggctcGTCCGTGTGTCCCACCGACCTTGGCCGAAGTCGGTCAACAGGCTAAGACAAGGGGATGAACCTGGTCTCATGCTCCAGGCGGACAAGCCGCAGCTGTAGCAGCGCTGGGAGAAGACGCTGGGCCATTTCTGACCTCAGAACAGCCTTCCTCCCCGGGAGACCTTGGGCGACGGAGAAAATCCAGACCCTCGCaagaaaaggccaaaaaaaatctgacctaatgaaaagtaaacatttctgcctggaaaaaaaaaaataccgtgtacgaagtaaaaagaaaaaaagagtgagacaGACACGCAGCAGATACGGTGGAGGCGAGTTTCCTTGACACAGAGACCGCCTTATGCAACGGCGGCTCCTCGTTCACGGCTCTGTTTTGTTCCGCGTGGCTGTGGGTACACAAGTGGCAAGTGGCAAGTACACGAAGGAGATCTGTGAACGCGTCCAAGGTGGGCACTGCAGGAAAACGTTGGCAAAGATCTGGCCGGAGAGCATCCCGGAGACTGAGCGTAACTAAGTCTAACACAGAAGGCCGGCGGCGGCCCCTTCGACGACAGGATTGCGGGGTGAAGCCGACTCCCCTGGCGCTGAGGGAGTCACGCCGGGTTCTCTCCCCTGTGCCCTGGCCGGGACGAGTGCCCGCGGGTCACGCCTGCAGGCTCGCTGCGGGGGGTGGGTGCCCGGGGGCAGCCTAGACACGCGCGCTCCCCCCACAGTTCAGGCACCCCCACTGCTCGGGGACAGACTGGGGCAGGAGGGGTCGGCCCGGCCTCGGCGCAGGGACGCGCCGCGGGGCACGGGGCGCACGGCAACGCCACCACGCCGCTGCCACCAAGCCTGCGGCAAGCCAGGGGTCCCTCCCCAGGGTGGAGAGCCCGCCAGGGGTGCTCTGGGCCATGGCGGGATTAGATTAGAAACCCGTAACAGGAAGATAACTCGCGGCCCCGCAAATAATGGGAAAGTGAGCAACCACAGTTCCACATCAACAGCCGACCGTCAGAGGTCGggagggaaatgagaaaatactcagaaaaaaaaaaaaaaaaaaagaaagaaagaaaatacccagagac
Coding sequences within it:
- the EPS8L2 gene encoding epidermal growth factor receptor kinase substrate 8-like protein 2 isoform X1; its protein translation is MSQLGSVSCCPGAANGSLGRSDGVTKMSAKDLFEQRKKYSNSNIIMHETSQYHVQHLATFIMDKSEAIVSVDDAIRKLVQLSSKEKVWTQEMLLQVNDQSLRLLDIESQEELENFPLPTVRHSQTVLNQLRYPSVLLLVCQDSEQSKPDIHFFYCDEVEADLVHEDIESALADCRQGKKMRPQTLKGHQEKIRQRQSVLPPPKDPAPIPFQRYGSDSPTSKNRVGPPMPLSEPGFRRRESQDEEPRALLAQKIEKETQILNCALDDIEWFVARLQKAAEAFKQLNQRKKGKKKGKKGPAEGVLTLRARPPSEAQFVDCFQKIKLAINLLAKLQKHIQNPSAAELVHFLFGPLDLIISTCGGPDIARSVTSPLLSRDAVGFLRGHLVPKETMLWESLGETWTRPRFEWPREPLVPLYVPKFHSGWEPPLDVLQDAPWEVEAPENELIPANRLSFRSSPKHNLVSEPTCPPPGDIPPAVSSPQAHRGYAPAPAMAKYVRILYDFTARNANELSVLKDEVLEVLEDDHQWWKLRNRSGQAGYVPCNILDETRLEDAPLDQAGLKYWGPSSPTHKLPRSFAGDKDELIHHMDEVNDELIRRISHIRTQPQRNFRVERSQPVGLPLTYESGPAEVRAWLEAKAFSARIVENLGILTGPQLFSLNKDELKKVCGEEGIRVYSQLTVQKAVLEEQQGGSELEELMSKFHSKNQRRVEDDS
- the EPS8L2 gene encoding epidermal growth factor receptor kinase substrate 8-like protein 2 isoform X2, encoding MHETSQYHVQHLATFIMDKSEAIVSVDDAIRKLVQLSSKEKVWTQEMLLQVNDQSLRLLDIESQEELENFPLPTVRHSQTVLNQLRYPSVLLLVCQDSEQSKPDIHFFYCDEVEADLVHEDIESALADCRQGKKMRPQTLKGHQEKIRQRQSVLPPPKDPAPIPFQRYGSDSPTSKNRVGPPMPLSEPGFRRRESQDEEPRALLAQKIEKETQILNCALDDIEWFVARLQKAAEAFKQLNQRKKGKKKGKKGPAEGVLTLRARPPSEAQFVDCFQKIKLAINLLAKLQKHIQNPSAAELVHFLFGPLDLIISTCGGPDIARSVTSPLLSRDAVGFLRGHLVPKETMLWESLGETWTRPRFEWPREPLVPLYVPKFHSGWEPPLDVLQDAPWEVEAPENELIPANRLSFRSSPKHNLVSEPTCPPPGDIPPAVSSPQAHRGYAPAPAMAKYVRILYDFTARNANELSVLKDEVLEVLEDDHQWWKLRNRSGQAGYVPCNILDETRLEDAPLDQAGLKYWGPSSPTHKLPRSFAGDKDELIHHMDEVNDELIRRISHIRTQPQRNFRVERSQPVGLPLTYESGPAEVRAWLEAKAFSARIVENLGILTGPQLFSLNKDELKKVCGEEGIRVYSQLTVQKAVLEEQQGGSELEELMSKFHSKNQRRVEDDS